The Algoriphagus sanaruensis genome window below encodes:
- the era gene encoding GTPase Era, which yields MTAHPHKAGFVNIVGKPNVGKSTLMNILVGERLSIISPKAQTTRHRILGLTNSDHYQIVFSDTPGMLKPQYELHKSMMGFVNLSLEDADVILFVTDLFETDEEIEEVIKRINESLIPVLLVINKIDLAKEGQLEEVTNYWTSRVKAQLVIPISAKENFNTDRILPEILERLPEHPAFYDKEELTDRPERFFASEIIREKIFTNYKKEIPYSTEVGIEDFHEEEQIIRIRATIFVERNSQKGIIIGNKGKMLKKVGIESRIDLEKFFGKKVFLETFVKVEPDWRKNKAKLKKFGYDPY from the coding sequence ATGACCGCTCATCCACATAAAGCAGGCTTTGTCAACATCGTAGGAAAACCTAATGTAGGCAAGTCCACGCTCATGAACATTCTTGTCGGTGAGCGACTTTCAATCATTTCTCCTAAGGCACAAACTACCCGCCATCGAATCCTCGGCCTGACTAATAGCGATCATTATCAAATTGTATTTTCAGATACTCCAGGAATGCTGAAGCCTCAATACGAGCTTCATAAAAGCATGATGGGATTTGTAAATCTTTCTTTGGAAGATGCTGATGTCATTCTTTTTGTGACAGATCTCTTTGAAACTGATGAGGAGATTGAGGAAGTGATCAAACGGATCAATGAATCCCTTATCCCAGTCCTTTTAGTGATAAACAAAATTGACCTTGCCAAAGAAGGTCAATTGGAGGAGGTGACAAACTATTGGACTTCGAGGGTTAAAGCTCAACTAGTAATCCCAATTTCTGCAAAGGAAAATTTTAATACTGATAGAATCCTTCCTGAAATTCTGGAAAGACTTCCCGAGCATCCAGCTTTTTATGACAAAGAGGAACTAACTGACCGTCCAGAACGGTTCTTTGCCTCCGAGATCATTCGGGAGAAAATTTTTACCAACTATAAGAAAGAAATCCCCTACAGCACAGAAGTTGGTATTGAGGATTTTCACGAAGAGGAACAAATCATTCGTATCCGCGCGACCATTTTCGTAGAAAGAAATAGTCAAAAAGGTATCATTATCGGTAATAAAGGAAAAATGCTTAAGAAAGTAGGCATTGAATCAAGAATAGATCTTGAAAAATTTTTCGGGAAAAAAGTATTTCTCGAAACCTTCGTGAAGGTAGAACCTGACTGGAGGAAAAATAAAGCAAAACTTAAAAAATTCGGGTACGACCCCTATTAA
- a CDS encoding DoxX family protein, translated as MKFTALQDIGLLVGRLFAGGMMLTHGIPKISRFFAEGPVKFADPFGLGPEISLGMAVFAEVICAILVMLGFKTKLATIPLMITMLVAAFYAHWDDPFGDKELSLLYFAIYLVLFVTEGGKISLDRIESK; from the coding sequence ATGAAATTTACAGCTCTCCAAGACATCGGATTATTAGTCGGAAGACTATTTGCAGGAGGAATGATGCTTACGCATGGAATCCCGAAAATCAGTCGATTTTTTGCTGAAGGACCCGTCAAGTTTGCGGATCCTTTTGGGCTTGGGCCCGAAATTAGTCTCGGCATGGCAGTATTTGCAGAGGTAATTTGTGCCATTTTAGTGATGTTAGGCTTCAAAACTAAACTTGCAACAATCCCTTTGATGATTACCATGCTGGTAGCTGCATTTTATGCCCACTGGGATGATCCTTTTGGAGATAAAGAACTCTCACTTTTATATTTTGCGATATACTTAGTTCTTTTTGTAACTGAAGGAGGTAAAATTTCCCTAGATAGAATCGAATCCAAATAA